From Nymphalis io chromosome 12, ilAglIoxx1.1, whole genome shotgun sequence, a single genomic window includes:
- the LOC126772419 gene encoding mucin-7-like has translation MKVILVSCLIVSAMAELPRFRPARFRFQRQELAPTTTDSPTESTTDQTGPYPPSGWRPSGQAFTLPQDTTPTPMDSYGPPEASGPYPPSGWKPQGQAFTLPQEQTPPETSYGAPDSTYGVPENTYGAPSTDSTTTDNPAVEKLVEPIDVQKSIGTYYVLLPNGQLQRVEFVTENDIQNMKYTARLQLRERAPLYVFGP, from the coding sequence ATGAAAGTCATTCTTGTATCTTGTTTGATCGTGAGTGCTATGGCTGAACTACCTCGCTTCAGACCGGCGAGGTTCAGGTTTCAACGTCAAGAGTTAGCACCGACGACAACAGATTCGCCGACAGAATCGACCACGGATCAGACAGGACCATATCCACCATCAGGTTGGAGGCCTTCTGGTCAAGCTTTCACGTTGCCACAAGATACTACTCCAACTCCAATGGACTCATACGGACCTCCAGAAGCTAGTGGGCCATACCCACCATCTGGATGGAAGCCTCAAGGACAAGCATTCACATTACCACAGGAGCAGACGCCACCAGAAACTAGTTACGGTGCTCCAGATAGCACGTATGGTGTTCCTGAAAACACATATGGTGCGCCCAGTACTGATTCAACAACAACTGATAATCCCGCAGTAGAAAAATTAGTAGAGCCAATAGACGTACAGAAGAGTATTGGAACATATTACGTTCTTTTGCCAAATGGACAGTTGCAAAGAGTGGAATTCGTGACAGAAAATGACatacaaaatatgaaatatacagCGAGGTTGCAGCTTCGTGAACGAGCCCCGTTGTACGTGTTTGGACCTTGA